The Podospora pseudopauciseta strain CBS 411.78 chromosome 2 map unlocalized CBS411.78m_2, whole genome shotgun sequence genome has a window encoding:
- a CDS encoding uncharacterized protein (COG:S; EggNog:ENOG503NXI1) has product MDHSGAPDTKRPRLTTGSPWSAGGSHHGRTLLNPNPSPTSGQSPHLPPTSSPYHQPSPHHYARPSGTGDHNHPHPHPHPHPHPHPHPHSHSHPQPPPPPPPPSQAPHPHAHQQHPHPQGPPPPIAQTPVDDRRHHESERFQTMHDHRQPPHSPARPAFSSYPSRETIVKPDPGEDTTLPQLRRPLSTSNGPEIMTPGTPHSALPPQSYADDKRHMSFDSGPQQQQHQQQPQQQQQQQSQPPQQPQPPPPPPSQQQPMYGRQPSYPPQTPLPHAQPYEYPPPSYGAQHDGLPYSIHVASSNAKRKGQRASQACETCRQLKAKCDELKPCKSCREKKVECKYRELVPKQQDKVQADILEQLMIMRNDFQDWIATNDRRVGRLEEAVKRIAPAADLQQFEPIQEEEIRPASAESGSAPVAEEAYTSSPTGGAQAPPIDAEAARQITREMEVEKEVEPGPFVQPGVPTIPPNHTTLAAFLLKWRPIEALVRRYLDAEKIKYVDEFPIRQEERRGLLRVWGRGEGMDSSRDRDAPHDLGMMEVHDDYSDAGAPSPADCWGGISGSPGPMDGKSGNGLLHIPDFSESTVWKYVKSFNDNIQNMHPLIIPNELNAMVKLFLDGLHPSSRSKGGGSNIAKFAVGSQGETSLKRKRTSPGPEGGSSEPSLPPKVGRPMFQRSINNALVLLVLALGKICLHKDKRLPDVVPVSEPVQHGSPFLRNGNPAPASPSQGSPPSYASHSNAAGLPSPKDSGERAGTSRRSSFQGSGVSAKPVASLKRNLDVIPGLDYFAHATDILGGQLAGTSLRHIHAYILAGLYHGQLGRVVESYAYIKEAGWALQIKMRPSLDRFKRLQESQTTNRDSVTEKSDNQLVFAFWTCLQLESDIIAELPLPQSHILAFEEIMPYPNINMATGLGFDEHVLRSYLAQLYLRKNLNQIHQTLYNPENPQPLETHSAGGGIIEIIQNSLDMRFVPPEFKFLESDPPAKDILSARLRAKYWGARVITFRPFIRQILEHNFDKAMSTTSPMQGVSPAGRIQDDFSDDVKAYAQKGIKALVESTRAFHGVEDKRFIITNVFGTAHAQWGNLLTLAAVFKDPVLNQYIDEGLLKELFTKTISFFKIISHPSSALSIDMRILEGLQNELWRRPNSIDLLDHQPGSSFSSNASNGIPLSCMAPTTPLPGMHAPSTPVDAFRPPPPAQLHGPLLPPVLGAVPDGPPVMSPGSLPPMQHPPPPY; this is encoded by the exons ATGGACCACTCAGGGGCGCCTGACACCAAGCGACCCCGTCTGACGACTGGCTCGCCATGGTCAGCAGGCGGTTCACATCACGGCAGAACACTCCTTAATCCCAATCCCTCCCCGACGAGTGGACAATCGCCTCATCTGCCGCCAACGTCGAGCCCCTATCAtcagccatcaccacatcactACGCCCGCCCTTCTGGTACCGGCGATCACAACCATCCACACCcgcaccctcacccccatcctcaccctcaccctcaccctcactctcactcccatcctcaaccaccaccaccaccgccaccaccatcacaagcacctcaccctcacgcccaccagcagcaccctcatcctcagggTCCGCCGCCGCCTATTGCGCAAACGCCCGTCGACGACCGAAGACACCATGAGTCCGAGAGATTCCAGACCATGCACGATCACCGGCAACCTCCACACTCGCCGGCCCGCCCAGCATTTTCGAGCTACCCTTCTAGGGAAACCATAGTAAAACCCGACCCAGGCGAAGACACCACGCTGCCACAGTTGCGCAGGCCTCTATCAACGAGCAACGGTCCCGAAATCATGACGCCGGGAACACCACATAGCGCCCTCCCGCCGCAGTCATACGCCGACGACAAGCGCCATATGAGTTTCGACAGCGgccctcagcagcagcagcaccagcaacaaccacagcaacagcaacagcagcaatcacaaccaccacagcagccgcagcccccgccgcccccgccgtcacaacagcagcccaTGTACGGCAGGCAACCAAGCTATCCACCGCAGACGCCCTTGCCACATGCGCAGCCATATGAATACCCACCACCTTCATACGGAGCACAACACGATGGCTTGCCTTACTCGATCCATGTGGCCTCTTCGAATGCAAAGCGCAAAGGACAGCGTGCCTCACAG GCCTGTGAGACGTGCCGTCAGCTCAAAGCAAAGTGCGACGAGTTGAAGCCTTGCAAAAGCTGTAGAGAAAAGAAGGTGGAATGCAAATACCGAGAACTTGTTCCCAAACA GCAAGATAAAGTGCAGGCGGACATTTTGGAGCAGCTTATGATTATGAGAAACGACTTTCAGGACTGGATCGCGACAAATGACAGGCGCGTGGGCAGGCTCGAAGAGGCGGTAAAGCGAATCGCACCAGCAGCAGATCTTCAGCAGTTCGAGCCGATACAAGAGGAAGAAATCCGACCAGCCTCAGCTGAATCAGGGAGCGCGCCCGTGGCAGAGGAGGCGtacacatcatcacccaccgGAGGGGCTCAGGCACCCCCCATCGATGCCGAAGCTGCACGCCAGATAACACGTGAGATGGAGGTTGAAAAGGAGGTAGAACCGGGGCCGTTCGTTCAGCCCGGAGTCCCGACCATCCCGCCCAATCATACGACATTGGCTGCCTTCTTGCTCAAGTGGCGACCCATCGAGGCGTTGGTTCGGCGCTATCTGGATGCCGAAAAGATCAAGTATGTGGACGAGTTCCCCATCAGACAGGAGGAAAGACGAGGGTTGTTGCGAGTCTGGGGTCGAGGCGAAGGCATGGACAGCAGCCGGGACAGGGACGCGCCTCACGAtctggggatgatggaggtgcATGATGACTACTCTGACGCCGGCGCGCCATCTCCGGCAGACTGCTGGGGCGGAATCAGCGGCTCACCTGGCCCCATGGACGGAAAGTCTGGCAACGGACTCCTCCATATCCCAGACTTTTCCGAATCAACTGTGTGGAAATACGTCAAGAGCTTCAACGACAATATTCAGAACATGCACCCACTCATTATCCCCAATGAGCTGAATGCCATGGTCAAGCTGTTTCTCGACGGCCTCCACCCAAGCTCGAGAAGCAAGGGCGGGGGCTCGAACATTGCCAAGTTCGCCGTTGGGTCGCAAGGGGAGACCTCGCTCAAGAGGAAAAGGACCTCGCCCGGCCCGGAAGGTGGAAGTAGCGAGCCCTCGTTGCCGCCCAAGGTCGGCAGGCCCATGTTCCAGCGATCTATTAACAATGCGCTGGTTCTGCTGGTCCTTGCCCTTGGTAAAATCTGCCTTCACAAGGACAAACGGCTGCCAGATGTTGTGCCAGTCAGCGAGCCTGTCCAGCACGGCTCCCCCTTTCTGCGCAACGGCAACCCGGCGCCAGCATCCCCGTCGCAGGGCTCGCCTCCGTCCTACGCTTCTCATTCCAACGCAGCTGGCCTCCCTTCGCCCAAGGACAGTGGCGAGCGAGCTGGAACCAGCAGGCGGTCCTCGTTTCAAGGATCCGGCGTGTCGGCCAAACCGGTGGCTTCCCTCAAGAGGAACCTGGACGTGATTCCTGGCCTGGACTATTTTGCCCATGCTACCGACATTCTTGGCGGTCAACTGGCTGGAACAAGCCTACGTCATATTCACGCGTATATTTTGGCTGGGTTGTACCACGGTCagctggggagggtggtggagagctACGCCTACATCAAGGAAGCCGGTTGGGCGCTGCAGATCAAAATGAGACCAAGTCTGGATCGGTTCAAGAGGCTTCAAGAGAGCCAGACAACCAACAGGGACTCGGTCACCGAGAAATCGGACAACCAGCTTGTCTTTGCCTTCTGGACATGCCTTCAGCTCGAAAGCGACATCATTGCCGAGTTGCCGCTGCCGCAGTCTCACATTTTGGCGTTTGAGGAAATCATGCCTTatcccaacatcaacatggcGACGGGGCTCGGTTTTGACGAGCACGTCCTGCGAAGCTACTTGGCTCAGCTCTACCTCCGCAAGAACCTGAACCAGATCCATCAGACGCTGTACAACCCGGAGAACCCGCAGCCTCTCGAGACTCACTCAGCCGGGGGCGGCATCATTGAGATTATCCAGAACTCGTTGGACATGCGATTCGTGCCACCCGAGTTCAAGTTTTTGGAGTCTGATCCCCCAGCAAAGGATATCCTGTCTGCCCGGTTGCGTGCCAAGTACTGGGGCGCTCGGGTCATCACCTTTCGCCCGTTCATCAGACAGATTCTCGAGCACAATTTCGACAAGGCCATGTCCACCACGTCCCCGATGCAGGGAGTGTCGCCGGCCGGCAGGATCCAGGATGATTTCTCTGATGATGTCAAGGCGTATGCCCAGAAAGGCATCAAGGCTCTGGTTGAAAGCACGAGGGCCTTTCACGGGGTCGAGGACAAGCgattcatcatcaccaatgtATTCGGCACAGCGCATGC ACAATGGGGCAACCTGCTCACGCTGGCGGCCGTGTTCAAGGACCCGGTGCTGAACCAGTACATTGACGAGGGCCTCTTGAAAGAACTTTTTACCAAAACAATCTCCTTTTTCAAGATTATCTCGCACCCCTCGAGCGCTCTATCAATCGACATGCGGATTCTGGAAGGCCTTCAGAACGAACTGTGGCGACGGCCAAACAGTATCGACCTGCTGGACCACCAGCCCGGATCCAGCTTCTCGAGCAACGCCAGCAACGGCATCCCACTGTCTTGCATGGCCCCGACCACGCCTCTTCCTGGCATGCATGCTCCCAGCACACCAGTGGACGCCTTccgcccaccgccgcccgcTCAGCTGCACGGCCCGCTCCTACCGCCCGTGTTGGGTGCCGTACCCGACGGCCCACCGGTGATGTCACCGGGGTCCCTGCCCCCCATGcagcatccaccaccaccatactGA
- the ATG5 gene encoding autophagy protein 5 (EggNog:ENOG503P5XP; COG:U), protein MHVPSPTHQPTTTARAFLQQSRPVVSKRDTQLALHQTHAVLPSYPSPHIAWPCYLPRSSSSSSADYRSTGHPVATHIIVPGHPQQSRSGSNGSRFSSLLGTRHRQPRRHRAGPVLGPSAAVISPGPAPQSRTALHWTMPSSPPPSSPVSPSSLSHRPGCRGANAPNHDDVDIPPPPLPQALWSLQIPLYITHTSQPSTNPFVVSVPRFSYLALLLPRLSAYFSPLPCSSFHYEDVQLRNLAVGLLVDLYLPPDSAGSLPWRLTVGDGPEWDIADTFTNSAKEADFVRNGNAKQIMGLSKDDSTALWNSVQDNDYASFSRINSRLLNTPTPLRNVPVRIYIPSSPLQTSGGDHGSFKVVQTLIPPRNANRKPQTLGEVLKENLPSLFPSSRDPVLANVIMHGGSVPFRAPLEELMREAAYPDGWVCLIVVLL, encoded by the exons ATGCATGTGccttctcccacccaccagccaaccaccaccgccagagCCTTTCTCCAACAATCTCGTCCCGTTGTTTCGAAACGGGACACCCAGCTCGCATTGCATCAGACTCACGCGGTGCTTCCATCCTACCCCTCACCCCATATTGCCTGGCCTTGCTACCTAccccgcagcagcagcagcagcagcgccgaCTATCGATCGACAGGCCACCCAGTTGCAACACATATCATTGTACCAGGGCATCCACAACAAAGCCGGAGCGGCAGCAACGGCAGTCGTTTTTCGTCCCTTCTTGGCacccgccaccgccaaccacGACGGCACCGAGCTGGCCCGGTTCTTGGTCCGTCCGCCGCCGTGATCAGCCCCGGCCCAGCCCCACAATCTCGGACCGCATTGCATTGGACCATGCCttcgtctcctccaccatcgtCCCCtgtctccccttcttcactCAGTCACCGTCCTGGCTGTCGCGGTGCCAACGCCCCAAACCACGACGATGTCGacatcccaccaccgcccctcccccaggcCCTCTGGTCCCTTCAAATACCCCTTTACATAACTCACACCTCCCAACCCTCGACCAATCCTTTTGTGGTCTCGGTCCCCCGCTTCAGCTACCTTGCCCTTCTGCTCCCCCGGTTATCCGCCTACTTCAGCCCGCTCCCCTGCTCGTCCTTTCACTACGAGGACGTCCAGCTCCGCAACCTAGCTGTTGGGCTCCTCGTCGATTTATACCTCCCCCCCGATTCTGCGGGGTCGCTACCATGGAGGCTGACGGTCGGTGACGGACCCGAATGGGACATAGCCGACACCTTCACCAACTCGGCAAAGGAGGCGGATTTTGTCCGCAACGGGAACGCCAAGCAGATTATGGGGTTGAGCAAGGACGACAGCACCGCCTTGTGGAACAGTGTGCAGGATA ATGACTATGCTTCGTTTAGCAGAATCAACAGCCGTTTGCTGAACACGCCCACGCCGTTGAGGAACGTGCCGGTACGGATTTATATTCCGTCGTCCCCCTTGCAGACTTCGGGGGGCGATCATGGGTCCTTCAAGGTGGTTCAAACACTGATACCACCTCGAAATGCCAATC GGAAACCACAAACATTGGGAGAAGTCCTGAAGGAAAATCTCCCGTCACTTTTCCCGTCTAGTCGAGACCCGGTGTTGGCGAATGTCATCATGCACGGGGGTTCGGTGCCGTTCAGGGCTCCGTTGGAAGAGTTGATGAGAGAGGCGGCGTATCCGGACGGGTGGGTGTGCTTGATTGTTGTTTTGTTATAG
- a CDS encoding uncharacterized protein (EggNog:ENOG503P06Q) has product MYSSIDSATPRSSSGMTSPQRIPSSRSRALSISSDRPSTVAHSLMSPPLTVSPEPAFIAASAASQIVTNDHDSHAEAWYDQHGIEPSGETAAVSPAALQLVNSFLDQLLFNFLCVSRSTALSALRPAVSEVLKPKLAKDAINQADEELREYLGGEEELPAEAQGQDPVFASDWDVELVWKRSRLRCMVYSSLGDMEEEDEDYYTEQGHLEMGIDDRLSEAVSPAVAIFLTSILEFMGEQALIVAGQAAYHRMRVKYDKELKEGLRSPTGVADKIVVEELDMERVALDRTLGRLWRSWKKKIRTPTAGTMERLARSFSGDSTRGAGHLRSPSSTAELMVPATVLEPEAAVEGEVENVAQETVEGAQELMEDEYLTAAAISLPMGPNDVEEIEVPGLAPTYEEDEEEKAAVGQSEQQPARPKSMIILPLATGLLTPASSRPQTPIVARRKRSNSLPTPITTPYLSPIEAPAAPLDENQPIDTSDAAVKEQVQPSEETAVQIQVAPSVVTQLETVEEDRIDEEEEEEVSIEEPRIIRSSRVSILGGRNPSPTFSENGKPTMINTNLPVRSPSIHSARLIEVTSPRSPVVTSARNSLVATDSSRGPSPSRLSGADTPPIPDERPRRSPDSVSRSRLSVNYAHRSGLAANDLASETENDYAVSPITPISPGSGNNNSLPVILEATSRENRQIESTADEQQNPTSAVPVNAERATTPSSQKALTKVTILPSTSSSPSRPSTAASSTFFIESMPVLAEGKAAKDKHQWAKPTNSRPSTGTTPAPAVPERSAGRQAVANTSAQRQPATIGQVSVERSRTDSGLEAPGASSKQQRGSGSPGSTKIKPVRTSEEGMQARIDVVRNFEELIQSDQTIQYTLTPENMRDNNSQSSTRQKGSGSPVISVKTRKSEDARQNTPRSRSSSAARPGEMGASGFNNPRSVGHAHQSSDTHHSLRSYPPSSSKHGGVVPRSTPPGPSKPRGNIPQARDARLPRESMAEFAEFIRSTGPPGGGAAPVNALAGPGGSRNPGMVSMASVASSKGSMTSNPNRPRLQARDAAVDYKDDNSDLIDFIRRGPPSLNPRIPKAVAPFRTTMDSDQMSGAVGGRAVDAHLNEAEMRGNDSTSSVPPSIQSSINSQSALLAGRNKPLPTSHPAPTPNEMDFDMPIPKRKTRRVRDPYAIDLSDEDEMMLEEELTPKPKRPAAKEESLIDFLNNYAPPPEPTVLPFATQETQAAAAARNKPKKKSSSASLMARLTRRDSGQGGGPGSGFMGGPKVAQLPAAESRSLSSRASASMGGTMGGRSYTPLQVVPNMSSKAAAMMGGGPPPSMANRPPVGGSGRVPMKKFEPRDAVSVPSRGTSDLADFLKHSGPPPGMTMAAPFPEPMSPEHRRRESNSISKVFGRRKKSSIS; this is encoded by the exons ATGTATTCCTCTATAGACTCGGCCACTCCCCGGTCCTCCTCGGGCATGACCTCCCCCCAAAGAATTCCCTCTTCACGATCGAGGGCCCTGAGCATATCCAGCGACCGGCCGTCGACCGTCGCACACAGCTTGATGTCGCCCCCTTTGACAGTGTCACCTGAACCGGCCTTCATCGCCGCCTCAGCTGCTTCGCAAATTGTCACCAACGATCACGACAGCCATGCTGAAGCTTGGTACGATCAGCATGGCATTGAGCCATCGGGCGAGACTGCAGCCGTGTCGCCCGCCGCCTTGCAGCTGGTCAACAGCTTTCTCGATCAGCTGCTTTTTAACTTTCTCTGCGTGTCCCGCTCCACTGCCCTCTCTGCTTTGCGTCCGGCCGTGTCCGAAGTGCTGAAGCCAAAGCTCGCCAAGGATGCCATAAACCAGGCCGACGAGGAACTTCGCGAGTATCtcggaggcgaggaggagcttcCTGCTGAAGCCCAGGGGCAGGACCCTGTTTTCGCAAGCGATTGGGACGTTGAACTGGTGTGGAAGCGGAGCCGCCTGCGGTGCATGGTGTATTCGTCGCTCGGggacatggaggaggaggacgaggactACTACACGGAGCAGGGCCATCTCGAGATGGGAATCGACGACCGGCTGTCCGAGGCCGTGTCTCCTGCAGTCGCCATCTTCCTGACGTCGATACTGGAATTTATGGGGGAACAGGCCCTCATTGTGGCCGGTCAGGCTGCTTATCACCGCATGCGCGTGAAATATGACAAGGAGCTGAAAGAGGGCCTGCGGAGCCCGACGGGGGTTGCCGACAAAAtcgtggtggaggagctcgaCATGGAGCGGGTCGCCCTGGACCGCACGCTGGGCCGATTGTGGAGAtcatggaagaagaagattcgAACTCCGACCGCTGGCACCATGGAGCGTCTGGCCAGGTCCTTTTCGGGTGATTCGACGCGTGGGGCAGGCCACCTGCGGTCCCCCAGCAGCACGGCGGAACTGATGGTTCCAGCCACGGTCCTGGAGCCAGAAGCCGCTGTCGAGGGCGAAGTCGAGAATGTTGCGCAAGAGACAGTTGAAGGGGCCCAAGAGCTCATGGAGGACGAATATCTGACAGCGGCGGCGATTTCGCTGCCAATGGGACCAAATGATGTGGAGGAGATCGAGGTGCCCGGACTGGCGCCCACCtacgaagaagacgaggaggagaaggccgctGTTGGACAAAGCGAGCAGCAGCCCGCCCGGCCCAAGAGCATGATTATACTTCCGCTAGCTACCGGACTGCTCACCCCCGCATCGTCTCGACCGCAAACACCAATTGTCGCACGTCGCAAACGCTCCAACTCGCTGCCGACTCCAATCACTACTCCTTACCTCTCCCCGATCGAAGCCCCCGCTGCGCCTTTGGACGAGAACCAGCCGATAGACACCTCTGATGCTGCGGTGAAGGAACAAGTCCAGCCGTCAGAAGAGACTGCTGTTCAGATCCAGGTCGCCCCCTCAGTTGTCACTCAGCTCGAAACCGTCGAAGAGGACCGaattgatgaggaggaggaggaggaggtctcGATCGAGGAGCCTCGTATCATTAGGTCCTCCCGCGTCTCGATCCTGGGAGGACGGAATCCGTCACCAACATTCTCTGAAAATGGAAAACCGACCATGATCAACACAAACCTGCCGGTGAGGTCACCGAGCATTCACTCGGCAAGGTTGATCGAAGTCACCAGCCCTCGGAGCCCGGTGGTGACGTCTGCACGCAACTCGCTGGTGGCCACAGACTCGTCTCGCGGACCCAGCCCCTCCCGTCTGAGCGGCGCTGATACTCCTCCTATTCCAGACGAGCGCCCGCGCCGTTCTCCGGACAGCGTCTCCCGTTCCCGACTTTCTGTCAACTATGCCCATCGTTCAGGGCTGGCAGCGAACGACCTGGCCTCGGAGACTGAGAATGACTATGCCGTGTCCCCTATCACCCCCATCAGCCCTGGCagcggcaacaacaacagcctaCCAGTGATTCTGGAAGCCACATCGAGAGAGAATCGCCAAATCGAGAGCACAGCTGACGAACAGCAAAACCCCACATCTGCTGTCCCTGTCAATGCCGAGCGTGCTACAACACCGTCCTCGCAGAAGGCGCTCACCAAGGTTACCATATTGCCATCTACGTCTTCGTCTCCATCGAGACCATCGACTGCGGCGAGCTCAACCTTCTTTATCGAATCGATGCCTGTGCTGGCCGAGGGAAAAGCAGCAAAAGACAAACACCAATGGGCCAAGCCCACAAACTCTCGGCCGTCGACAGGCACCACACCAGCGCCCGCTGTCCCCGAGCGAAGTGCCGGAAGACAGGCCGTGGCAAACACATCAGCCCAACGCCAACCGGCCACCATTGGCCAGGTGTCGGTGGAGAGGTCTCGCACCGATAGTGGTCTTGAAGCCCCCGGGGCGTCTTCCAAACAGCAACGCGGCTCAGGCTCACCCGGGTCAACCAAGATCAAGCCTGTGCGAACCTCGGAAGAGGGAATGCAGGCACGTATTGATGTGGTGCGGAACTTTGAGGAACTCATCCAGAGCGACCAGACTATCCAGTACACACTGACTCCTGAAAACATGCGAGACAACAAC TCCCAGTCATCAACACGGCAAAAGGGTTCTGGGAGTCCCGTCATCTCGGTCAAGACCAGGAAGAGTGAGGACGCGCGCCAAAACACGCCACGGTCCCgctcgtcgtcggcggccAGGCCTGGCGAAATGGGTGCCTCTGGGTTCAACAACCCACGTTCGGTGGGACATGCTCACCAGTCGAGCGACACCCACCACAGTCTGAGGAGCTATcccccaagcagcagcaagcatgGAGGCGTGGTACCGCGGTCGACTCCACCGGGCCCGTCCAAGCCACGTGGAAACATACCCCAAGCCCGGGACGCGAGATTGCCTCGAGAGTCGATGGCAGAATTTGCGGAGTTCATCCGCTCCACCGGACcccccggcggcggcgcggCTCCTGTCAATGCGCTCGCTGGGCCCGGTGGCTCGCGAAATCCGGGAATGGTGTCAATGGCTAGCGTCGCCTCCAGCAAGGGATCCATGACGAGCAACCCCAACAGACCAAGGCTTCAGGCACGTGATGCCGCCGTGGACTACAAGGATGACAACTCTGACCTGATCGATTTCatccgccgcggtcccccAAGCCTCAACCCGCGGATCCCCAAGGCTGTTGCCCCTTTCCGAACCACCATGGACTCGGATCAGATGTCGGGAGCCGTTGGCGGTCGGGCCGTCGACGCCCACCTCAACGAGGCCGAGATGAGGGGCAACGACTCGACCAGCTCGGTTCCCCCTTCTATTCAGTCGTCTATCAACTCGCAGAGCGCCCTCCTAGCCGGAAGAAACAAGCCTCTCCCCACCTCGCACCCTGCCCCTACGCCCAACGAGATGGACTTCGACATGCCGATACCCAAGCGCAAGACTCGGCGCGTTCGCGACCCATATGCCATTGACCTcagcgacgaggacgagatgatgcttgaggaggagctaacgcccaaacccaaacgACCAgcggccaaggaggagagtCTGATTGACTTTCTGAACAACTATGCCCCACCGCCCGAGCCAACTGTCTTGCCTTTTGCCACCCAAGAGACCCAAGCAGCGGCAGCTGCGCGAaacaagcccaagaagaagtcgagcTCGGCGAGCCTGATGGCTAGGTTGACGAGGCGTGACAGCGGACAGGGTGGCGGACCAGGTTCTGGCTTCATGGGTGGGCCCAAGGTTGCTCAGCTTCCTGCAGCTGAGTCCAGAAGTCTGAGCAGCCGGGCTAGCGCCAGTATGGGCGGGACAATGGGTGGAAGAAGTTATACCCCCCTTCAAGTGGTGCCCAACATGAGCTCGAAGGCAGCAGCCATGATGGGCGGTGGTCCACCCCCCAGTATGGCCAACCGGCCGCCGGTGGGAGGCAGCGGACGGGTCCCGATGAAGAAATTTGAGCCACGCGACGCTGTTTCGGTGCCTTCCCGAGGTACTTCTGACCTGGCCGACTTTCTCAAGCACTCGGGTCCTCCGCCAGGCATGACAATGGCAGCCCCATTCCCAGAGCCCATGTCCCCTGAACATCGCCGGCGGGAATCGAACAGTATCTCAAAGGTCTTTGGAAGGAGGAAAAAGTCGAGCATTTCTTGA